The Tissierellales bacterium DNA segment ATAAGCTATCATTCAAATAAATAAAAAGAACGTATATAAACCATGTTATAATTCGTAATGAATATTTAAAATCAAAATTAATGGAGGTATAGTATGAAGAAGTATTTGGAATTGAAAGAGATAGTTGTATTAGCTATGATTAGTGTTATTATGGGTGTTGTATTTGTAGGATTAGATTCTATATATCAGCCATTACAAGTCATTGCAGGCCCACTTGGAGGAGATTTAATTTATGGAATTTACTTAATTTCTGCGATATTGTCGATGTATTTAGTGAGAAAGCCTGGAGCAGCAATGGTAGGTTCTCTATTTACAGGATGTGTAAATTTATTGATGGGAAGTCCATATGGAATTCATATAATAGTGGCATCATGTCTGCAGGGATTGGGAGTTGAAGTTGGAACAGCGATTGGAGGATATAAAAAATTTAGTTTTATAAATGTTGTAGTATCAGGTATATTAGCTATGATATTTGTGACAACTAGAGACTACTTTGTATTTGGTTTTTCATACTTAGGAAGCTTAGTGCCTATGATGTTAGCGATAAGAGTTATAAGTTCTATAGTTTTTGGTGCAGGTCTGAGTGTGGCTATTGGAAGTGGACTTAAGAAAACTGGAGTATTGTCAGGGTTTAAAATTGCTAGAGAAGAGTATTAATTTATGATAAAGATTGAAAATTTGAGTCTATCATTTTCAAAGAATAAAGAAGTATTTTCAGCTATAGATTGTGAATTTGAAAAGGGTAAAATAAGTCTAGTTTCAGGTAAAAGTGGATGCGGAAAGAGCTCATTACTAATGTCACTAATGAGACTGATACCAGGAACAATAGATGGTAGAGTTGGAGGAAACATTTTATTTAAAGATAGACGAATAAATGAAGTTCCAACATTTGAAATGGCCGACAAAATGAGTTATGTATTTCAAGATCCAGAAAGTCAGCTATGCACATTTACAGTAGAAGAAGAATTGGCATTTGGGTTAGAAAATTTAAACGTAGAGCCAGAGGTGATAAGGGAAAAGATAGATTATTATTTAGAATTACTCGAAATAGGGTTTTTAAAAAACAGGCCTCTCAATAGTTTATCTGGTGGAGAAAAACAATTGGTTGCAATAGCAACAATTATAGCTATGGAACCAGAGGTTTTGATATTGGATGAGCCAACAGCTAATCTAGATCCCAAAATGACAAATAAAATATTTAGCACCATAAAAAAGATTCAGGACTTAAAGCAGACTACGATAATAATAGTAGAGCATAAAATAGATGAGATAATTGACTGGATAGACGATATTTTTTGGCTCGAAAAAAAAGAAATGAAAAAAATAACTAAAAATGAATTGAAAAAAACAATTGAAAGTGTTCAATTGAAAACATGGGAAATCAAAGAAGAAAAAACAGATATTTGTTTGAAAGCTAAAGATATATCGTTTTCATATGGTGATGCAGAGGTTTTAAACAATGTGAGCTTCGAATTAAATTATGGACAAGTACTAGCAATAGTAGGTCACAATGGAGCTGGAAAATCTACATTATTTAAGATAATTATGGGATTAGAACGCTGTAAAAGTGGAGAAGTATGGATTGGTGATAGCGAAATCAAAGATATGTCACCTTGCCTTATTGGAAGTCGTATGGGTCTTGCATTTCAAAATCCAGAGCATCAATTTTTAAAAGATAGTGTAGAATCTGAATTGAAATTCGGAATGAATAGTATTGATAAAAAATATGAAATGGAAAGACTTGAGTATTACCTAAAAGAATTTGAATTAGAGGATGTTAGATTACAAAATCCATTTACACTCAGTCAAGGTCAGAAGAGAAGGCTTAGTACTGCATCGATTATGATTGGAGGTCAAAAGATACTTTTATTAGACGAACCTACCTATGGACAAGATAGAGAAAATCTTATAAAACTAATGAAAAGTTTGGAGAGTCTTAGGCGTGACGGTAAGAGCGTCGTCATGATAACTCACGATCTAGAATTGGTTAGAAAATGCTGTGACAAGGTAGTTATAATAAATGATGGACAATCTATTTTTGAAGGAAACCGAGAAGAATTTTTAGCAAAAGCTAGTGATGATATGGGGTGTATTTATGGAAAAAATTTTTGATTTGAAATCATTTCCAACAATATATAAATTGATTTGGTTATTAATCATTACAATTGTTGGTTCCATAGATTACAAGCCATTTCTTGCGATTAGTTTAATTGTAATTGGAATAATTATTGCGAATACATGGACTGAATTTAAAGCCAAAGAGGTATTGAAAACTACTTGGTTTTTCTGGATTATGAGTATAAGTTTTATGATTATAACAGGCGCTACAAGAATGATTTCAGGTCAAAGCGTTGATTTAAATATAGTTTTGGCTCTTGGACTTAGAATTATTGTCATAAGTTTTTATTCTGCGCTTTTTGTAAAGACAACAGAGCCATCAGATTTTGTCATCACGTTGATACAATATTTGAAACTCTCACCTAGGTTGGGATATTCATTTTTGACAGCATATAGATTTTTGCCAACATTTAAAGATGAGCTTAGGACTATAAAATATGCACATCAAGTACGTGGAGTAAATGAAAGTAAAAACATATTTATCAAAGTGTGGCAGATTAAACGATACACAATTCCAATGTTGGCGACAGCTATTCGAAAAGGAATAAGAATTAGCATGGCAATGGAATCAAGAGGGTTTGGAAAGAGCAAAGAGAGAACTTATATAAAGGTTTGTACAATAGAAAAAAGAGATAGCGTTTATTTTACGTTTTCGATTGTGATATTGATGCTTATAATTTGCATATTGTATTATTTTGGTGCGATAGATATAGGATTAGTATATAAGGGATGATACGAAGGGAGATTTTAATATGCCGTTTAAACACGAAAAAATAAAGTATGGATTTGTTCAAGATGAGTTTGATAGTGAACTTTTAAAAAATTATTGTGAAGACTTAGATTGTGCTCTTAATTTTGAGAGAAAACCAGTAGGTGTTAAGTTATATTTTACTGAAGAAGATTATAAAAATGAAGAATGGGAGGAGCCTAGAGGAAAACAATCGTATTGTTGCATGGTTGAAAAAGCAACAAGAGGCAGAATGATGAAAACTAGATTAGAACATCACAATTGTGATGGTGCAACCACAGCATTTCATTTAGAAGAGTCAAGCGAAAGAATAGAATCAGGAATGGAATACTTTTCATATAATTTGTACAAAACTCCAGCAGCAGCTAGAAGAATGAGATCTAGTGTACCAGGTCTTTACAGAACTGGAGCTAAAACTTATGGAATGGCAATAGGTCCGTTGGAGAATTTCACAAAGACGCCAGATATAGTTGTATTTATAGTAAATCCATATCAAACCATGAGACTTCAGCAGGGGTATGTATACAAAGATGGTAAGCGTTTGATTCACACTGGAGCATCTATGCAAGCACTTTGCGTTGAAGCTAGCGTAGAACCATATATGTTTGGCCGAATGAATATAACACCAATGTGTCCTAGTACGAGAATGCTAGCAAAATGGGCGGATCATGAAATGGCAGTTGGATTACCGTACGAGTATTTCGAATCTACAGTAGAGGGAGTTATAGCAACTATAGGAACTACGGATTTGAAAAAGAGAAAAGAAGAAATTACAGAGAGATTTTTGAGTAAGAATAAAAAAATAAATATTCCTTCATATGAGTATTAATTGTATAAAAATAGAATTAACTGCGATTTTACTTTTGTTTTGTGCTAAAATTAATGAAAAGACACAAAATGAAGGTGAATTGCGATATGGTTCAGAAAAAAGATTTAAATATGTATATACTGCTGACATATACGGGATCTATGCTAAGCTCACTCATAAGAAAGCTATCAGACTATCCGTATTCTCATATTGCTATAGGTTTAGACCCTTCTTTTCAGACGTTTTATTCATTTGGAAGAAAGTATTTTTCTAACCCGCTTATAGCGGGATTTGTGAGCGAAGATGTTAAGGAAGGAGTATACACTAGATTTGCAAATACAGAATTTAGTTTATACAAGGTTAAAATCACTAGAGAGCAATACAATGAAATACAAGATATAATTTATGAGTTTGAATGTAATAAGAAATGTTATAGATATAATTTTATAGGTTTGGTTACAGCAAAAGCAGGATTTTCGTTTGAGCGAGATAAGGCTTATTTTTGTAGTGAATTTGCATCAGAAGTAGTGGAACGTGCTGGAATATATGAATTTGGAAAACCAAGGGGGATGATTCACCCTATGGACTTTTTGGATATACCAGAGGTCAAATTAGTTGCAGAAGGTAAGCTTTCAGAGTTTAGACAAGAAACATGGGATGTAATGACTCCAGATTTGAGATGGAGAAGTAAGATACCGCTTCTAGCAAAGGCAAGTGGATTTTATGAAAATATTAGAAGACAGTAAAAAACACATTAACACATAGTTTGTTGACTATGTATTAATGTGTTTTTTCATGCAGTCCTAACAGACTGCAATAGTTTCATCATGATGTTGCCAGTATGGAGCCAATAGATTAGTTATCTTTTCCCAAAGATTTTCAGCTTCTAGAATTTCATGCTTTTTTTCGCAGTACAATGCTAAATCGTATAAAATCCTCAGCGTAGAAAGATCCTTAGGTGCTAATCGAAAGGGGAATTTTGGCAATAATTCGTCTAGCGATTCACAATGTATTATTTCTTCAAATTGGAGATATTTAGAAAGCAGAGCATCGAAGCGATCCCAAAGATCTAGAGCTTTTTCATACAAGTTCAATTGCTCTAGGGATATAGCTTTTGCATAAAGCTTTTTCAATAGTTTCAGATCTTGGTGGGGAACCAATTGTGAAAATGGAATTGAAAACTCATCGAAAGATAAATATTCAAAAGACTGATTTATCTGTGGTAATTCCTTTGCAAACAGCTCTAAATCTTTCATATTCAAGTATTTGTAGTTATTAGTCATCATAGCACCTCTTTTCTACAACAAGTTATTTCTTTATTTAAGTCTAACTAAGACATGAGTCCTAATTGTGTCCTAGGCGTGTATTTTTTAAGCTAACTTTTTAAATACTAATAGTAGTATGACATAATTATAGTTGAAAAGATTTAAAATAAGCTAAACAAACCATGACAAAATGGTTTAATTTGATGACAAAAAGAAGACAATTTAAGTGTGGATTTAATTAAATTTAAAGTACTAAGACTCAGTAATGTTGTGATAAACTAGAATATGAAATGGAGGGCTTGATTTGAAAAAGATGATAAAATGCTTATTAATTATATGTATAGTTGCTTTAGTATATACAGTTTGGGTAGAACCAAATTGGTTGATTGTTAAGAAGTTTGAGATGCTACCTGAAAAGGATAACAAGGTAAGAGTAGTCCAGTTTACAGATACTCAATTAGGTGATTTTTATTCGCTAGAGCAGTTTAAAGCTGCTATAAAAAAAATAAATGAATTGGAGCCGGATATTATATTATTTACAGGAGATTTAATAGATAGAGCCAATGATTATGAAGATATAGAAGCCGTTGGTGAATTACTACAAACACTAAAAGCGCCTCTTGGAAAATTTGCAGTTTGGGGAAACCATGACTATGGCGGAGGTGGACATAAATATTATGCAGAGGTACTTGAAAATGGTGGGTTTCAACTTTTAGTAAATGAAGTACACGAAATAGATGCAGAGGGAACAAAACTAGCAGTAATTGGTGCAGATGATGGTTTGTACGGAGAAGAAAAAGCTCAAAATTTGATAAGTGGATTAGACGAAAATGCTTATAATATATTAATGATACACGAACCAGATTTGATGGACAATTATTTAGAGGGCAATGTAGACTTAGCGCTAGCTGGACATAGTCATGGTGGTCAAGTGGCACTTCCGTTTGTGGGAGCTATTGTAAAGGTTCCACTAGGAGAAAAGTATACGAAGGGTTTTTATGATTTCGATAATGAAAGAAAGTCGAAATTATTTGTAAGTTCAGGTCTTGGAAGTACAAAATTGCCATTTAGACTTTGCAATAGACCTGAGATTATAGTTTTTGATATATAAATTAAAAAGGAGCAGATGCGATATGATTCAAGATACTAGAATAACAAAACATTGTGAAGGTGACAGAAATGGAAAATACGTAGTATATTGGATGCAGCAAAGTCAAAGAACGAATTATAATTACGCATTGGAGTTTGCTATAGAGCGTGCTAACTTGAGAAGAAAGCAACTTCTTGTTGTATTTGGGCTTACAGCAGATTATCCAGAAGCGAATGAGAGGCATTACAAGTTTATGCTCGAAGGATTAGTAGATGTAAATAGAAATTTAGCTAAAAGAAATATTGGTTTTGAAGTTTTAAAGGGTTGTCCAGATGAGGCTATAAAATCAGTGATTCCTGATGCGAGCGAGTTAATTATGGATAAGGGATATATGAAAATTCAAAAGGTATGGAGAAACAATATTAAAGTATGGATAAAAGATAAATATCCTATGGATGTATTTGAAGTAGAGGGAGATGTTGTTGTTCCAATACACATAGCTTCGGGAAATTTAGAATACGCTGCTAGAACTATACGACCTAAGATAACTAAAAAACTAGATGAATATTTACTTACACTTTCAAAAAGAGATATAGACATCAAATGGAATACGAAAATAGAAGCAGAAAAATATGATTTAAATAATATAGAAAAGTTACTTAAAATCTTGCCATTAGACAGAAGTGTAAAGGGATCTGATTATTATATAGGTGGTGAGGAAAAAGCACATGAAGTGCTAAATGTATTTTTAAATGAAAAGCTGAAACACTATGATGTAAGAAATCACCCAGAGTATGATTATTGTTCGGATATGAGTCCATACCTTCATTTTGGGCAAATTTCAGTCGTAGAAATTGCTATATGGGCTAAAAAAACAGCAAGAGATAAATCAATCTCAATTGAATCGATAGAATCGTTTTTAGAAGAAATAATAGTTAGAAGAGAACTTGCAATGAATTACGTCTATTACAATGAAGATTATGATAAATTCGAAGGTATGACAGATAATTGGGCATATGAAACTATGAAAATACATGAAAGTGATGAAAGAGAGTATATTTATAGTTTGGAGGATTTAGAAGAGTTTAAAACTCACGATAAATATTGGAATGCATCTATGAAAGAGATGGTTATAACGGGTAAGATGCATACCTATATGAGAATGTATTGGTGTAAGAAAATCATAGAGTGGACAAAGGATTACAAGACTGCATATGATTATGCAATAAGGCTAAATAATAAGTATTTTATAGATGGAAGAGATGCAAATAGTTATACAGGGGTAGCTTGGTG contains these protein-coding regions:
- a CDS encoding energy-coupling factor transporter transmembrane protein EcfT, encoding MEKIFDLKSFPTIYKLIWLLIITIVGSIDYKPFLAISLIVIGIIIANTWTEFKAKEVLKTTWFFWIMSISFMIITGATRMISGQSVDLNIVLALGLRIIVISFYSALFVKTTEPSDFVITLIQYLKLSPRLGYSFLTAYRFLPTFKDELRTIKYAHQVRGVNESKNIFIKVWQIKRYTIPMLATAIRKGIRISMAMESRGFGKSKERTYIKVCTIEKRDSVYFTFSIVILMLIICILYYFGAIDIGLVYKG
- a CDS encoding energy-coupling factor ABC transporter ATP-binding protein gives rise to the protein MIKIENLSLSFSKNKEVFSAIDCEFEKGKISLVSGKSGCGKSSLLMSLMRLIPGTIDGRVGGNILFKDRRINEVPTFEMADKMSYVFQDPESQLCTFTVEEELAFGLENLNVEPEVIREKIDYYLELLEIGFLKNRPLNSLSGGEKQLVAIATIIAMEPEVLILDEPTANLDPKMTNKIFSTIKKIQDLKQTTIIIVEHKIDEIIDWIDDIFWLEKKEMKKITKNELKKTIESVQLKTWEIKEEKTDICLKAKDISFSYGDAEVLNNVSFELNYGQVLAIVGHNGAGKSTLFKIIMGLERCKSGEVWIGDSEIKDMSPCLIGSRMGLAFQNPEHQFLKDSVESELKFGMNSIDKKYEMERLEYYLKEFELEDVRLQNPFTLSQGQKRRLSTASIMIGGQKILLLDEPTYGQDRENLIKLMKSLESLRRDGKSVVMITHDLELVRKCCDKVVIINDGQSIFEGNREEFLAKASDDMGCIYGKNF
- a CDS encoding DUF169 domain-containing protein, which encodes MPFKHEKIKYGFVQDEFDSELLKNYCEDLDCALNFERKPVGVKLYFTEEDYKNEEWEEPRGKQSYCCMVEKATRGRMMKTRLEHHNCDGATTAFHLEESSERIESGMEYFSYNLYKTPAAARRMRSSVPGLYRTGAKTYGMAIGPLENFTKTPDIVVFIVNPYQTMRLQQGYVYKDGKRLIHTGASMQALCVEASVEPYMFGRMNITPMCPSTRMLAKWADHEMAVGLPYEYFESTVEGVIATIGTTDLKKRKEEITERFLSKNKKINIPSYEY
- a CDS encoding deoxyribodipyrimidine photo-lyase, giving the protein MIQDTRITKHCEGDRNGKYVVYWMQQSQRTNYNYALEFAIERANLRRKQLLVVFGLTADYPEANERHYKFMLEGLVDVNRNLAKRNIGFEVLKGCPDEAIKSVIPDASELIMDKGYMKIQKVWRNNIKVWIKDKYPMDVFEVEGDVVVPIHIASGNLEYAARTIRPKITKKLDEYLLTLSKRDIDIKWNTKIEAEKYDLNNIEKLLKILPLDRSVKGSDYYIGGEEKAHEVLNVFLNEKLKHYDVRNHPEYDYCSDMSPYLHFGQISVVEIAIWAKKTARDKSISIESIESFLEEIIVRRELAMNYVYYNEDYDKFEGMTDNWAYETMKIHESDEREYIYSLEDLEEFKTHDKYWNASMKEMVITGKMHTYMRMYWCKKIIEWTKDYKTAYDYAIRLNNKYFIDGRDANSYTGVAWCFGKHDHGWKEREIFGKLRYMNANGLKRKFDIEKYVEKVNRIGDL
- a CDS encoding metallophosphoesterase, whose amino-acid sequence is MIKCLLIICIVALVYTVWVEPNWLIVKKFEMLPEKDNKVRVVQFTDTQLGDFYSLEQFKAAIKKINELEPDIILFTGDLIDRANDYEDIEAVGELLQTLKAPLGKFAVWGNHDYGGGGHKYYAEVLENGGFQLLVNEVHEIDAEGTKLAVIGADDGLYGEEKAQNLISGLDENAYNILMIHEPDLMDNYLEGNVDLALAGHSHGGQVALPFVGAIVKVPLGEKYTKGFYDFDNERKSKLFVSSGLGSTKLPFRLCNRPEIIVFDI
- a CDS encoding ECF transporter S component, with protein sequence MKKYLELKEIVVLAMISVIMGVVFVGLDSIYQPLQVIAGPLGGDLIYGIYLISAILSMYLVRKPGAAMVGSLFTGCVNLLMGSPYGIHIIVASCLQGLGVEVGTAIGGYKKFSFINVVVSGILAMIFVTTRDYFVFGFSYLGSLVPMMLAIRVISSIVFGAGLSVAIGSGLKKTGVLSGFKIAREEY